A genomic region of Desulfosporosinus sp. Sb-LF contains the following coding sequences:
- a CDS encoding methionine gamma-lyase family protein, with protein MYSNPEWPSLIREAIDKAEETLLQRLPALQKTATRNHEKVLNAFQEERVSSYHLQGTTGYGLGDSGREVLDRVVARILGSQAALVRGQFVSGTHAIAAALFGVLRPGDHVISVSGTPYDTLDEVIGLRGKGQGSLMDFGISYDAIPLDSQGKLQYALLSETITNKTRMLIVQRSCGYAWRNSLTISQLKELVDFTRTNYPQLIIFVDNCYGELVETLEPGDIGADLMAGSLIKNLGGSLAPTGGYVAGRSDLVKLAAQRLTAPGIGEHVGATLEWQRLFYQGLFFSPLTVSESIKGAVFSAAFWRALGFEVHPEPEAPRTDLIQAVKLGSREKMIAFCQGLQKGSPIDSHVLPIPSGMPGYEDEVIMSGGTFIQGATSEFSADGPLREPYIVYQQGGISHMYVKIGNILAALNLWKQGLLS; from the coding sequence TTGTATTCAAATCCCGAATGGCCGAGTTTAATTCGCGAAGCGATAGACAAAGCAGAAGAAACACTTTTACAACGACTTCCTGCATTGCAAAAAACAGCAACTCGAAACCACGAAAAGGTCTTAAATGCCTTTCAGGAAGAACGAGTATCCTCATATCATTTACAGGGAACAACGGGTTATGGCCTGGGTGATTCAGGTCGTGAAGTCCTCGACCGCGTGGTTGCCCGAATTTTGGGTTCCCAAGCCGCCCTTGTGCGTGGTCAGTTTGTTTCAGGTACCCACGCTATCGCTGCTGCGTTATTTGGTGTTTTAAGACCAGGAGATCATGTTATTTCTGTCAGCGGGACCCCTTACGATACGCTGGATGAAGTTATCGGACTACGGGGAAAAGGGCAAGGGAGCCTTATGGATTTTGGCATATCCTATGATGCCATTCCTCTGGATTCCCAGGGTAAACTACAATATGCTCTTTTGAGCGAGACAATAACAAATAAAACTCGAATGCTGATTGTTCAGCGTTCATGTGGATATGCTTGGCGAAACTCTCTAACAATATCCCAGCTTAAGGAACTCGTAGATTTTACACGAACAAACTATCCTCAATTAATCATTTTCGTAGATAATTGCTACGGAGAATTGGTCGAAACGCTGGAACCGGGTGATATCGGCGCGGATTTGATGGCCGGATCGTTAATAAAAAATCTGGGGGGAAGTTTAGCTCCAACTGGCGGATATGTTGCGGGTCGCTCTGATTTGGTTAAACTTGCAGCCCAGCGCTTGACAGCACCAGGAATCGGCGAGCATGTGGGAGCAACCTTGGAATGGCAGCGGCTTTTTTATCAGGGGTTATTCTTTAGCCCGCTAACTGTTTCGGAATCCATAAAAGGTGCGGTATTTTCCGCAGCATTTTGGCGAGCGTTAGGATTCGAAGTACATCCTGAACCCGAGGCACCCAGAACAGACCTAATTCAAGCCGTAAAACTGGGATCGAGGGAAAAGATGATAGCGTTCTGCCAGGGACTTCAAAAAGGCTCGCCAATCGATTCTCATGTTTTACCCATACCGTCTGGAATGCCAGGATATGAAGACGAGGTCATCATGTCTGGTGGAACATTTATTCAAGGAGCAACCAGCGAATTTTCAGCAGATGGGCCTCTTCGGGAACCCTATATTGTCTATCAGCAAGGTGGCATTTCGCATATGTATGTGAAGATAGGTAACATTTTAGCAGCACTGAATTTATGGAAGCAGGGACTTCTAAGCTAA
- a CDS encoding M23 family metallopeptidase, whose amino-acid sequence MKLLVNFKRGLAQISILLFLALISWQLIHRPPSIPSDVYQYLSSLSPALVKQCTQEHRISSSISYEDLLSIRSTLSEKDAQRLIDQLNLRVPFSALNWGSIPPNTVKTVQRRCGILKQYTYYSPNKYRFPVKGITWYEDSFGADRDGGKRRHEGTDLFGKEGTPIVNISGGCVEQLGWNRLGGERVGVRGDDGNYYYYAHLQSISPFLVKGRRIEAGEIVGSMGHTGDALTTPDHLHFGIELPNGQWINPYPFLAVWQYWGEEGQSQ is encoded by the coding sequence ATGAAACTTTTAGTGAACTTTAAACGGGGCTTGGCTCAGATTAGTATTTTGTTGTTTCTTGCGCTGATTTCATGGCAGCTAATTCATCGCCCACCGTCCATTCCTTCAGATGTCTATCAGTATTTATCTTCACTATCTCCAGCACTGGTGAAGCAGTGTACACAAGAACATCGTATATCATCATCCATTTCCTATGAAGATCTTCTGTCAATACGGTCGACATTATCAGAAAAAGATGCGCAAAGGTTAATTGATCAGCTTAATCTCCGTGTTCCTTTTTCAGCATTGAATTGGGGATCAATCCCACCCAATACTGTTAAAACTGTTCAAAGACGTTGTGGAATTCTGAAACAATATACTTACTATTCTCCCAATAAGTATAGATTCCCTGTTAAAGGAATTACTTGGTACGAAGATAGTTTTGGAGCAGATCGAGATGGAGGAAAACGCAGGCATGAAGGGACAGATCTCTTTGGTAAAGAAGGAACTCCTATAGTTAATATTTCTGGAGGCTGTGTTGAACAATTAGGTTGGAACAGGCTGGGTGGAGAACGTGTAGGTGTACGAGGTGATGATGGAAATTATTATTATTATGCTCACCTACAATCAATTTCCCCATTTCTTGTAAAGGGTAGGCGAATTGAAGCTGGAGAAATTGTGGGAAGCATGGGGCATACTGGTGATGCTTTAACAACACCTGACCATCTTCATTTTGGTATTGAACTTCCAAATGGACAATGGATCAACCCCTATCCGTTTCTGGCAGTATGGCAATATTGGGGAGAAGAGGGGCAATCTCAGTAA
- the hflX gene encoding GTPase HflX, with translation MDIDISGDLSGIRASQIQELKNLSEINTERSELIHEEILAELMRLTELWNREIAVYITRPGTLIAASVGRHATVALPPIKGRSQGKHLRCIHTHPNGEFRLSPLDLSALASLELESMASIGVRDGNFTGLQIAYRSGESDPFIVNLDSDHWKTFDYRDSLSNVSQGLSLTITKTASGKERAFLIALEDSDQGSNEDLTELRELARSAGVDVVGQLAQLRRYGQSRSYLGSGKLEELSHRLQETEANVVICDDELSTTQLRTLETETGVKVLDRTGLILDIFAQRAQSREGKLQVELAQLKHLLPYLTGQGQALSRLGGGVGSRGPGETKLELDRRRMRDRINQLEKELKLVLQHREVQRRQRTKSGLPTIALVGYTNAGKTTFMKAAMEQAGSQSDIPIGENKLFATLDPIVRSIRVNSSLEVLLSDTVGFIRKLPTQLLRAFLATLEEVQQADVLLHIVDASHPQAFQHAETVHEVLTQLKSNDKPTITLLNKVDLVMDEVDLNILAQQLPHPIQLSLKRGDSLKPVWKLMSSLVT, from the coding sequence ATGGACATAGATATTTCGGGAGATTTGTCTGGGATTCGTGCAAGCCAGATACAAGAACTTAAAAATCTTTCAGAGATAAATACTGAACGTTCAGAACTTATCCATGAGGAGATTCTTGCAGAGCTAATGCGCCTTACGGAACTTTGGAATCGAGAGATTGCCGTATATATAACTCGTCCTGGCACACTTATAGCAGCCTCAGTTGGTCGTCATGCGACTGTAGCCCTTCCGCCAATTAAGGGAAGGTCCCAAGGGAAGCATTTGCGTTGTATTCATACGCACCCTAATGGGGAATTTCGTTTAAGCCCTTTAGATCTGAGTGCATTGGCTTCACTTGAACTCGAAAGCATGGCTTCTATCGGAGTTCGTGATGGAAATTTCACTGGTCTTCAAATAGCCTATCGTTCCGGAGAAAGTGACCCTTTTATTGTTAATTTGGATTCCGATCATTGGAAAACGTTTGACTATCGTGATTCGCTTTCAAACGTTTCGCAGGGTTTGAGTTTGACAATCACAAAGACTGCATCGGGCAAGGAACGTGCATTCCTAATCGCACTGGAAGATAGTGACCAAGGAAGTAATGAAGATTTGACGGAACTGAGAGAATTAGCTCGCTCGGCAGGTGTGGACGTAGTCGGACAACTTGCCCAGCTACGTCGTTATGGTCAGTCCCGTAGCTACCTAGGAAGTGGCAAACTCGAAGAACTAAGTCATCGTTTACAAGAAACTGAAGCCAATGTCGTAATTTGTGATGATGAGCTATCTACAACACAATTACGGACTTTAGAAACTGAAACCGGAGTCAAAGTATTAGATCGTACTGGCTTGATCCTAGATATATTCGCACAGCGGGCTCAGTCACGCGAAGGTAAGCTTCAAGTCGAATTAGCACAGCTCAAACATCTGTTACCTTACTTGACAGGTCAGGGACAAGCTCTTTCCCGCTTGGGTGGAGGAGTTGGATCACGTGGTCCCGGAGAAACGAAACTGGAGCTTGACCGGCGGCGAATGAGGGACCGCATTAACCAGCTGGAGAAAGAATTGAAACTTGTCTTACAGCATCGCGAGGTTCAACGTCGTCAAAGAACGAAAAGTGGCCTACCTACAATAGCTTTAGTGGGTTATACGAATGCTGGTAAAACAACTTTTATGAAAGCAGCGATGGAACAAGCTGGAAGTCAATCCGACATACCAATTGGTGAAAATAAATTATTTGCTACATTAGATCCTATTGTCCGTTCAATTAGAGTTAACTCTTCCTTGGAAGTGCTGTTGAGCGACACTGTTGGTTTTATACGAAAATTACCCACTCAATTACTTCGGGCATTTCTAGCGACGTTAGAAGAAGTCCAACAAGCGGATGTTTTATTACATATTGTTGATGCGAGCCATCCACAAGCATTTCAACATGCGGAGACCGTCCACGAAGTGCTAACGCAATTAAAAAGTAATGATAAACCCACCATTACTTTGCTTAATAAGGTTGATCTAGTCATGGATGAAGTCGATCTAAACATCCTAGCTCAACAGCTTCCTCATCCAATTCAGTTGTCTCTCAAACGCGGGGATTCTTTAAAACCAGTATGGAAACTAATGAGCTCCTTAGTGACTTAA
- a CDS encoding Spaf_1101 family AAA-like ATPase: protein MGNSNIISPNFLIQKMYKSIIDIKKGKFGTFHKCLFHLHTPASYDYCLYVAKKDDRDYYKNLSDSVMYKIALDEGLFTIAIFSSHKEIEYDNSVFSSVKEYLTYLLIAQNLCKNDIKLVIISDHNTISGYKKLCIAVDNYCKDRNVIYPTVLLGMEISCGDKNHIVGIFNLNSKGITEDTINNWISDHVMSKEDGTYLTSIDVLSQINDMGGVGYLAHLDTSNIFKDSYLSDSYRRRLFNLECFKVIGLSDRHKAADIEGRISKYREGGICFVIDSDSHSIDTIKDKTFWIKGQKCNFKMIKKAFRDYPTSVELDKPQKPTKYIKGISVISKEGGFLSIKPNSDKSVDNIFSISFSESLNCFIGGRGTGKSTIINILEFVLGMKCRSKETLELICKHTNAMVLYRYHDNDYIIVFSAPEKEYSDDDILKSFERQTYKQSYGRRYFFYKDRIADYAIIHYIEVYRLVNQNSELQLEKVNRRDYLNKFFNIGFSVNELVQTAGSDDINKFINDLLFKNQIVATSPDVGKVRSIRTLSNLFSSIDDLLMKRNVQVHNIIEEYNEKQHGQLRIVYNQDKYSSHNIIAENLFNQISGKPQQYYMNYNIRNIDLLGYIDGILSNIGFVEFLKLFYYDKFEELNLIIPITNFCEEMDQNLVEREVVSIKPENIIKVFEDIKSDILNQANLKILKESLQSYITSIEYFELEFNVNNKEQADSRKTDYRRVKNLSLGQKVVAMLSFILSYGEYSGDNTPLIIDQPEDNLDNRYIFKNLVRDLRDLKSKRQVILATHSATIVTNAKAEQVIVMESDGVKGWVEKTGYPTEPIIVKYIINLLEGGIDSFNHKRFTYSDILKDEDNLDN, encoded by the coding sequence TTGGGGAATTCAAATATTATATCACCTAATTTTTTAATTCAAAAAATGTATAAAAGTATCATAGATATAAAGAAAGGTAAATTTGGAACTTTTCACAAGTGCCTATTTCACCTTCATACACCAGCTTCATATGATTATTGCTTATATGTCGCTAAAAAAGATGATAGAGATTATTATAAGAATCTATCCGATTCTGTGATGTATAAAATAGCTTTGGATGAGGGCCTATTTACCATAGCTATTTTCTCCTCGCACAAAGAAATAGAATACGATAATAGTGTCTTTTCTTCTGTCAAAGAATACTTAACATACCTCCTAATTGCTCAGAATCTTTGTAAGAATGATATTAAATTGGTTATAATTTCTGACCATAATACTATTAGTGGCTATAAAAAACTCTGCATTGCAGTTGACAATTACTGTAAGGACAGAAACGTTATTTATCCTACAGTTTTACTCGGCATGGAAATATCTTGTGGCGATAAAAATCATATTGTAGGAATTTTCAACTTAAATTCAAAAGGCATTACAGAAGACACAATAAACAATTGGATATCAGATCATGTAATGTCCAAAGAAGATGGCACATATCTAACTAGTATTGATGTTCTTTCGCAAATTAATGACATGGGTGGGGTGGGGTACCTTGCACATCTTGATACATCAAATATTTTTAAGGATTCGTATTTGAGTGATAGCTATAGAAGAAGACTATTTAATTTAGAGTGTTTTAAAGTTATTGGACTGTCAGATCGCCATAAGGCTGCGGACATTGAAGGAAGAATTTCGAAATATAGAGAAGGTGGGATATGCTTTGTAATTGATTCTGACTCACACTCTATAGATACCATAAAAGATAAAACCTTTTGGATTAAAGGACAAAAATGCAACTTTAAAATGATAAAAAAAGCATTTCGAGATTATCCTACTTCAGTCGAGCTGGACAAACCACAGAAACCAACAAAATATATTAAAGGTATATCAGTGATCTCTAAAGAAGGCGGTTTCTTATCAATAAAACCTAATTCAGATAAAAGTGTTGATAATATATTTAGTATATCTTTCTCCGAATCTCTAAATTGTTTCATTGGAGGTAGAGGTACGGGAAAGAGCACAATCATAAATATACTCGAATTTGTCTTGGGGATGAAATGTCGTAGTAAGGAAACCTTGGAATTAATATGTAAACATACAAATGCAATGGTTTTATACCGTTACCATGATAATGATTATATTATTGTATTTTCCGCACCAGAAAAAGAATATTCGGATGATGACATATTAAAATCCTTTGAAAGGCAAACATATAAACAAAGCTATGGACGCCGATATTTCTTTTATAAGGACAGAATTGCAGATTATGCCATCATACATTATATTGAAGTTTATCGCCTAGTAAATCAAAATTCAGAACTTCAATTAGAGAAAGTAAACAGACGTGATTATTTGAACAAATTTTTTAATATTGGATTTTCTGTTAATGAATTAGTCCAAACCGCAGGCTCTGACGATATCAATAAATTTATAAATGATCTATTATTCAAAAATCAAATTGTTGCCACCTCTCCAGATGTGGGCAAAGTTAGAAGTATAAGAACGTTGAGTAATCTATTTTCATCAATTGATGACTTATTAATGAAAAGAAATGTACAAGTACATAATATTATTGAAGAATATAATGAGAAACAACATGGGCAATTAAGAATTGTTTATAACCAAGATAAATACTCTTCACATAATATTATTGCCGAGAATTTATTTAATCAAATTTCTGGTAAACCGCAGCAGTATTATATGAATTATAATATTAGAAATATTGACTTATTGGGTTACATAGATGGAATTCTTAGTAATATCGGTTTTGTGGAATTTCTAAAGCTATTTTATTATGATAAATTTGAAGAATTAAATCTAATAATACCAATAACGAATTTTTGTGAGGAAATGGATCAAAATCTAGTTGAACGAGAAGTCGTATCTATAAAACCTGAAAACATAATTAAAGTATTTGAGGATATAAAAAGTGATATTCTCAATCAAGCTAATTTAAAGATTCTAAAGGAATCTCTGCAATCCTATATAACTAGCATAGAATATTTCGAGTTAGAATTTAACGTAAACAATAAAGAGCAAGCTGATAGCCGAAAAACAGACTACAGGAGGGTTAAGAATCTGTCACTTGGCCAAAAGGTCGTTGCGATGCTTTCGTTTATTCTTAGCTATGGAGAATATTCAGGGGACAATACTCCCTTGATTATCGATCAGCCTGAAGATAACCTTGATAATCGATATATTTTTAAAAATCTGGTTCGAGATTTAAGGGATTTAAAGTCAAAACGACAAGTTATTCTTGCTACTCACAGTGCTACGATAGTAACTAATGCAAAGGCTGAGCAAGTAATTGTTATGGAATCAGATGGAGTAAAAGGGTGGGTAGAAAAAACGGGATATCCTACAGAACCTATAATAGTAAAGTATATCATCAACTTACTCGAAGGCGGAATTGACTCTTTTAACCATAAAAGATTTACGTATAGTGATATTTTAAAGGATGAAGATAATTTGGATAATTAG
- the lepB gene encoding signal peptidase I, which yields MKDSESPKSTMRFVLELIEIVLIAFALSWVLRTYVIEARKIPTGSMLPTIQLEDRVIVDKLFFKHFDHISPGDIIVFHPPPSAHSTEDFIKRVVGLPGDKIEIRNHKTYVNGQPLYEPYVVDQSKNDFGPIVVPNNSVFVMGDNRNNSADSREWGFLPIENITGRTLFRYWPLNQIGALAR from the coding sequence ATGAAAGATTCTGAGTCACCGAAAAGTACAATGCGATTCGTCCTAGAATTAATAGAAATAGTTCTAATTGCATTTGCGCTTTCTTGGGTATTGCGAACGTATGTTATTGAGGCCCGTAAAATACCCACTGGTTCGATGCTTCCGACCATTCAACTCGAAGACCGTGTCATAGTGGATAAGTTATTTTTCAAACATTTCGACCACATTAGTCCTGGAGATATCATTGTCTTCCATCCGCCACCGAGTGCCCATTCGACGGAGGACTTTATAAAACGGGTTGTCGGCTTACCAGGTGATAAAATTGAGATACGCAATCACAAAACTTATGTGAATGGTCAACCACTCTATGAACCCTATGTAGTAGATCAGTCGAAAAATGACTTTGGCCCGATCGTCGTTCCTAATAACTCGGTATTTGTTATGGGAGACAATCGTAATAATAGTGCTGACTCAAGAGAATGGGGATTTTTACCAATAGAAAACATCACTGGGCGAACTCTCTTTCGCTATTGGCCTCTTAATCAAATAGGTGCTCTTGCTCGATAG
- the lexA gene encoding transcriptional repressor LexA, translating into MYPDLSQRQTKILEFIKQEIRKKGYPPAVREIGEAVGLLSSSTVHGHLQTLEEKGYIRRDPTKPRAIEILDSSSDMSISKKVVHIPIVGRVIAGQPVLAVENIEGTFPLSADLVRQDDVFMLRVHGESMIDAGILDGDFIIVRQQNEARNGEIVIALIGEEATVKRFFKERTLIRLQPENSSMEPIYSQNVSILGKVIGVFRTF; encoded by the coding sequence ATGTACCCGGATTTATCGCAGCGGCAAACAAAAATCTTAGAGTTCATTAAACAAGAAATACGAAAAAAAGGATATCCTCCAGCCGTTCGGGAAATTGGCGAAGCAGTAGGTTTGCTATCAAGCTCTACTGTGCATGGCCATCTCCAGACGTTAGAAGAAAAAGGATATATCCGACGTGATCCTACAAAGCCTCGGGCGATCGAGATTTTGGATAGTTCCAGTGACATGTCTATTTCGAAGAAAGTCGTACATATACCCATTGTAGGCCGTGTCATCGCCGGACAACCTGTTTTGGCGGTCGAAAACATTGAAGGCACCTTTCCTCTATCCGCTGACCTTGTTCGGCAAGATGATGTTTTTATGCTGCGGGTTCATGGAGAAAGTATGATTGACGCAGGAATTTTAGATGGAGATTTTATTATTGTCCGTCAACAAAATGAAGCGCGAAACGGCGAAATTGTCATCGCTTTAATAGGTGAAGAAGCAACAGTTAAACGCTTTTTTAAAGAAAGAACGCTTATTCGACTTCAGCCTGAAAACTCATCCATGGAACCGATCTATTCCCAAAATGTTTCGATTTTGGGAAAAGTTATTGGGGTCTTCCGTACCTTCTAA
- a CDS encoding ATP-binding protein — MALHKGYTVSFLCLDELFKILKTAEITTSSRRRLKYLYKADLIIIDEVGFLPVSKTESNLFFTFIAAMHEKTSLIITSNKGFSEWSGFLGDEVITTAIPRSIGLQV, encoded by the coding sequence ATGGCTCTTCACAAAGGCTACACGGTATCATTTCTTTGCCTTGATGAATTGTTCAAAATACTCAAAACAGCCGAAATCACCACATCGTCAAGGCGAAGGCTTAAATACCTGTATAAGGCAGACCTGATTATTATTGATGAAGTAGGATTCCTGCCTGTTAGTAAGACCGAATCCAATCTGTTTTTCACATTCATTGCAGCGATGCATGAAAAAACTTCGCTTATCATTACATCCAACAAGGGGTTTAGTGAATGGAGTGGTTTCTTAGGGGATGAAGTAATAACGACGGCAATCCCTAGATCGATTGGTCTACAAGTGTGA
- a CDS encoding serine hydrolase, protein MKRFQNSFFSFTKTKLYLLVIIVSIFALIGLRNLNQSIAKGFTTIAATTPNTTSSKTPSEPSAPDLCYVLIDTQTTQVLKTSNADIQRAPASTTKLLTGLVALQTLKETDIVRVGTEVNIDGSRLGLRPGDEISVHDLLTALYVHSANDAAAAIAVKVSGSIPAFAEEMNKYAAKLGCEHTHFTNPHGMPDSNHYTTANDLGKIASLFLKNEELMKYVKQASARVQWKDARGINRYAEVQNTNSLLGLYPGDSGLKTGTTQEAGQCLVSYVTRSDGDLLLVLLGSKQRYRDTINLLDEGWAVQRSNAALRSLAKDPKALIMSPGIF, encoded by the coding sequence TTGAAACGTTTTCAGAACAGTTTTTTCAGTTTTACCAAGACAAAACTATATCTTTTAGTGATAATTGTTAGTATTTTTGCGCTTATTGGATTACGCAACTTAAACCAGTCTATTGCCAAAGGATTTACTACTATAGCGGCAACTACACCTAACACAACTAGTTCTAAAACACCGTCGGAACCCTCAGCGCCCGATTTATGCTACGTACTTATAGATACACAAACGACGCAGGTCTTGAAAACAAGTAACGCTGATATACAACGTGCTCCGGCCAGTACGACAAAACTTCTTACTGGGCTAGTGGCGTTACAGACGTTGAAAGAGACGGATATTGTGCGCGTTGGAACTGAAGTGAATATTGACGGATCCCGTCTTGGACTCAGGCCTGGAGACGAAATATCTGTCCATGACCTTCTAACAGCTCTATATGTCCACAGTGCCAATGATGCCGCTGCCGCTATAGCAGTGAAAGTTAGTGGTTCAATCCCTGCCTTTGCTGAAGAAATGAACAAATACGCTGCCAAACTAGGGTGTGAACATACACACTTTACAAATCCTCATGGGATGCCTGACTCTAACCACTATACGACTGCGAATGATCTTGGTAAAATTGCTAGTTTATTTCTTAAGAATGAAGAACTTATGAAATATGTTAAACAGGCCAGTGCTCGGGTTCAATGGAAAGATGCACGGGGAATAAACCGTTACGCTGAGGTGCAGAATACGAACAGCCTCCTTGGGCTCTACCCAGGAGACAGTGGTTTGAAAACTGGTACGACCCAAGAAGCAGGGCAGTGCCTTGTATCCTATGTCACAAGGTCAGACGGGGATTTATTACTTGTCTTACTCGGTAGCAAGCAACGCTACAGAGATACTATTAACTTACTTGATGAAGGTTGGGCAGTCCAGCGGTCCAATGCAGCGCTTCGAAGCCTAGCTAAAGACCCAAAAGCCCTTATTATGAGTCCTGGTATTTTTTAA
- a CDS encoding D-alanine--D-alanine ligase: MEDHKLRVVLLFGGRSGEHEVSLNSAQSIFKAIDRNRYSVETVGINKQGQWFWGVRPEDAIKEGFSSVDQSRQVTLVLDLTHPRFMALDGSVLPNDGHFDLIFPVLHGPYGEDGTLQGLLEMANVPYVGSGVLGSSLGMDKDRMKAVFREKNLPLARYVTLLRVDFIDRPEDCLNEIEANIGYPCFVKPANLGSSVGISKAHDREELKNALDIAALYDRKIVVEESINGREIEVAVLGNDTPKASVPGEVKPAHEFYSYEAKYSNIGSSLLIPAPVNESVATRMQEMALEAFRAVEACGLSRVDFFVTSRNEIYLNEINTLPGFTEISMYPKLWEATGISYSELIDQLISLGLERFKDKQTCKISCN, encoded by the coding sequence TTGGAAGATCACAAACTTCGAGTGGTTCTTTTATTTGGCGGTCGCTCAGGTGAGCATGAGGTTTCTTTAAATTCAGCCCAGTCTATTTTCAAGGCTATTGATCGTAACCGCTACAGTGTAGAGACGGTAGGAATTAATAAACAAGGCCAATGGTTTTGGGGTGTTCGCCCAGAGGATGCGATAAAAGAAGGATTTTCTTCGGTAGATCAATCTCGCCAAGTTACTTTGGTCCTTGACCTTACACACCCGCGTTTTATGGCTTTAGATGGTAGCGTACTTCCCAATGATGGTCATTTTGATCTTATCTTCCCAGTGCTTCATGGACCCTACGGAGAAGATGGAACTCTTCAGGGCTTACTGGAGATGGCCAATGTCCCATATGTAGGCTCTGGAGTATTAGGATCCTCACTAGGGATGGATAAAGATCGTATGAAAGCGGTCTTCCGAGAGAAAAATTTACCTTTAGCACGCTATGTAACTCTTTTGCGCGTCGACTTTATCGATCGGCCAGAAGATTGCCTTAATGAAATTGAAGCTAATATAGGCTATCCTTGTTTTGTAAAACCAGCCAATTTAGGGTCAAGTGTAGGCATTTCTAAAGCACACGACCGTGAGGAATTAAAAAATGCTTTAGATATTGCGGCATTATATGATCGTAAAATCGTCGTAGAGGAATCTATTAATGGACGAGAAATTGAAGTCGCTGTTTTGGGAAATGATACACCAAAAGCTTCAGTTCCAGGTGAAGTAAAACCTGCACATGAGTTTTACTCTTACGAAGCTAAGTATTCTAATATTGGCTCTAGCTTATTGATTCCTGCTCCAGTCAATGAATCCGTGGCAACACGGATGCAGGAAATGGCTCTCGAAGCCTTCCGCGCTGTTGAAGCGTGTGGACTAAGTCGGGTCGATTTCTTTGTTACCTCACGAAACGAAATATATTTAAATGAGATTAATACTTTACCTGGATTCACTGAAATTTCAATGTACCCTAAGCTTTGGGAGGCTACAGGAATTTCTTATTCAGAGTTAATCGACCAGTTAATATCATTAGGCTTAGAACGTTTTAAAGATAAGCAAACCTGTAAAATTTCATGTAATTAA
- a CDS encoding ATP-binding protein, with amino-acid sequence MLRLSDFTWIEQAYNIMFLGPPSVGKSHLATALLHGSSQRLHGIISLP; translated from the coding sequence ATGCTTAGGTTATCCGATTTCACTTGGATCGAACAAGCTTATAACATTATGTTTTTGGGACCGCCCAGTGTGGGTAAATCTCATTTGGCCACAGCCCTACTACATGGCTCTTCACAAAGGCTACACGGTATCATTTCTTTGCCTTGA